The Neorhodopirellula lusitana DNA window AATTGCCTCGTCTTCCGGGCCCGCAAAGATGTCGGTTTTACGCTTGGTTAGCGGGCGCGGCGATGATTGCGATGTTGGCGTGGCAGGTGGTTTCCGATTCCCGTTTGCTGCCATTGGGCCGTTCATTGACCCGTTCATTGGATCGCCGGTAGGGTCGTCCGTTGGGGTTTGAGTCTTCATTTGACTACGAGCGAGTTCAAACTCAGCTTCGCGGACAATTCGAGCTGGGATCTTCTCTTCGCCCTTGGTGCCCCATGGCAGCCCGTACCCAGCTGGAATTGGGTGGAACCCTTCGTTGGCCGCATACCAGTGAACAGTCATTGCCATTCGAGGCGGGTAGTACGACTCGAAGTCAGTGACGGAACCCACCACGATGGCCTCGACATCCATCATCTTGGCCAAGCGTTGGAAATCCTCACCGGAACGGGGTTCACCGTACTGCGCGGAATAGGCTCGCCACTGGTTGGCGGTCACGCCGACGGGCAGGACTTCGAAGCCAGGAATCGCTTGGAGACCCGAATAATAGGCTCTCGCCACGGCATCACCATCCAGAGTGGGGTGATCGCTTTGGTTAAAGAACGGCAGGACCGCGACCCGCTTGAGTTGCGGGAACGGATTGTGCAGCGTGTCCCGCGTTCGCGTTTCCGGAACCAACGAACAACCACCGATGCCCAAAAGCACGCAGAGAATGATCGATGCGTGGGCAATTACCACGCGGACGTTCGCCAACAGCGACGCAACAATGTGCGTCAAGCGTTGGTACTGCCGTATTAACATAGAGAGTTTCACGATTGACTTTCAGTCATCGCGCACCGCCTCCGCCACCCTATCGTTGTAATCGGCAAGCTGGCAGCGGAAGTTCAACCAAACTGAAAGATTGACTGAATTACTGGCGAAGGCCGATCGCGGGAGGCGGCGAGTCGGCCAAGCGAAGGAAGGTCTCTCGCGGGTTGGCCCCATCATGCTGTCAGCGAAGGCACCGGGCCGGGATGAGTGCCCCGGCCCAGGATGAGTGCTCCGGCCCAGATCCAATTCCGTTAGGACGTCGCGGGCATCAGCTTGTTTAGGAAGGCACCGTAACTGGTTGGGAATTCAATCGAACCAGGCAGGTTCTGATAGAAAGCTTGGTCGTCATGGCTGATCGCGACAAAAACATTGGCGTCTTTGGTGGCATTTACCATCGTCGGAATATCAGCGTTGCGGCTACCAACACAGTTGATCAGAACCGTCCCTTGAGCTGCCGTCGGATTCAAGCATCGTGTGACCTTGGGCTGGATGGACGCCACCACTGAATCCAGAAAATCGAATCCATCCGATGCGGTATCGCAGTACGTGAGTTCGGTAGGAGTCGGTTTGTTGGTTTCGCTACTCGCAGCAGCTACTGAACCAAAATTGATCTCGTGAAGATTGGTTCTTGTCTTGTCAATCACATCGTCGATTGACCATAGCTGCAGCAAGTCGACAACGCCGCGGTTGGGGATCGTCACTTCGTCCCATGGGTCCCAAACTCCGATAACGGCTGGTGAAACTTGGCCGGCTAAACGTACCAGCTGAACACGATTCTGGAGTTCTGTGGGTAGCCGCGACAAGGTAGCTTCATCATCTCGAAGATGAAGGATCACGTCGATTTCGCTTTCGTTCATTCCGGACGCTTGCAAAACGTTTGCATGAATCCTTCGCAGTTCTTTACCGAACGCATTTTCCTCCGCTGCCGACAGCGAGATTCCAGTGTTGATGCAATCGTCGATCATTGCCTGGTAGCGAGTCGGATAGAGCCTCGCCAACGCAACCTGAGCGGAGTCTTGCATGGTGGCACACATCAACAATCCATCAGCGATCGCATCGTGCCCGCCCTGTTCGATCATGATCTCAATGGCCAAGCCAGCGGCGACTCCCTTAGCCCAGATCAGTCGAAGGTTGAGTGGCGAGGGTGCGTCGATCGAGAGCGCGGCCTGTGCCGTAGCGGCAAGAGCGAGTCGACCCACACGTTTTTGACCAACCTGCACGACCGCACGTGAGAGATCTGGGATCGCTACCCCTTTGGGATTGTAGAAAGGGTTGTTGGCCAATTTGACGATCTCGTTTGACAGAAAGTCACTCTGCGAGATGGAATTGGATAACGAACTTGCGTCCAGATCATCTAGGCTGGCCGACCGAAATACATTTATTGCGGCATCGCAAACAGGAAACGCTTCCGACTGGATTCGATCGGCGATCTTTCCAGCGGTGAGTGGCGCAAATTTGGCGGAGCTCGTGGGCTTCGAATTCGTTTGGGAGTTGTTGGTTTGCTTGGGGACAATGTTTCGTCCAGGTCCCTGATCAGGCTGGCCGGCAACGTCGGACCCCTTGCCCGCCGGATCATCGCAATCTGAAGTCCCGGAACTCGCTGGAACGGTTGTCAATGCAAGTCGATCGACAATGGCGCGGACTTTCATGCCGAAAACCGAATAGTCGATTGGCTTGTAGACGAGGTCGTCGACGCCGCGACTGATCAGGTCTTTGGCAATTCGAGGTTCAGTGACCCCGGTTAAGACAACGACAGCGGGACGAGCTTCTAGCGAAAGCAATTCAACGGCCAACGCATGTCCGTTCCGGTTAGGCATTTTTAGATCGGTGACGACAACCGAGTAATTTGTCTTCGCTGCCATCAACGCGGCCTGAGCGCCATCGTTCGCTGAATCACAATTAAACCCTTCCCGCGTTAGCGCAAGAACGGTTAAGTTTCGTACGAGCGGCTCGTCGTCCACAACCAGTGCAAGGGATTTAGTTTCAGTCATTGTCTTCAAAGTGTCGATTTAGTGAGGAAAGTGCGCGGTGACTGGAGCGTGTGAGTTTGGTCGTAATTGAACGGCCGGTCTCTAGGAAAATGGTGTAGGAACCGCATCCACTAACAGGGGAGCTTTGGTGGACACACCAGTCGCGTTGAAGGGAGCACGCACAGGCTCGTGGTCAACTTCGCTACCAACCATCGGCAAGTACAACCGGAATGTCGAACCATTGCCCTCGCTGCTTTCGACGGTCAAGAAACCGCGATGTTCTTCGATGATGCCAAAGACCATCCAAAGTCCCAAACCAGTTCCCTTACCGACTTCCTTAGTCGTGAAAAAGGGTTCGAAAATTCTTTCAATCAATTCGTCCGACATCCCGCTGCCGTTGTCCGTCACGGCAATGACGGCATACTCCGTGGAGTCGGCCGCTGGCACACCGATTCGTTTTTCGTGGCTTTCGCCTGCATGTCCGACCTGGCGATACAGGTCAACCGATAGCTTTCCAGCTTCGTTCATCGCGTCTCGTGCGTTGGTGCATAAGTTCACGAGAGCTTGCGACATGTGATTCTTGTCGGCCATGACAGATCCCGGTTCACCTCGAACTTGCACGTTGAGTTGAATGCGTGAGGAAAGCAGTGGCTCAAGCAAAGCCATCGCTGTATCGATGATGTCTGATGATTTGCAAACGCTCTTTTGAAGAGGTTGTTGACGGCTGAAGCTAACCAGTTGGCCAGTGATTGCAGTTGCACGACTGGTTGCCGCACGTACGTGTGTCAAGCAATCGTAAGGCATGCTGTCTTCGGGCAAGTCTTCCATGGCGAAGGTCGTGTAACCGACAATGGCCTGAAGCAAATTGTTGAATTCATGAGCGACGCCTCCGGCGAGGGAACCGACAGCTTCCAGCTTCTGTTTTTGACGTAGAGCTTGGTCCCGCTCCTTCAGTTGAGCCGTTCGCTCCATGACCAGTTCTTCCAGCTCTTCTTGTTTCAAGGAAGCCGCGGCGATGAGGCGACGTTTTTCAATTAACGCTACCGTTAACTGCATTACTTCAGAATTGTCGAACGGTTTCTTGAGAATCAAAAGTCGATCAGATCGACCGAGGCGTTTAGAGATCTCGGACCATGAGTTATCCGCATAGGCACTGCAAATCACGACCTGTAGATCAGGGTCCGCTTCCCAGAGGTGCTCAATCGTGGTCAGCCCATCCCAGCCAGGTGGCATTCGCATGTCGCAGAACGCGAGTGTGTAGGGTCTACCCTCTTTCACGGCAGCGACTGTCTTGAGGTAGCCTTCCTCGCCCTGCAGTGCCGAATCTAATTCGATATCGAGAGCTTCGTTGCACGATGACGGCGATGTCTCGTCATCGCCGAAGATGGCGTTGGCTGCTTCGGCCAAACTTTGTGACTGGTTTCGGCCCATCAAGACTTTCTTAAAGTCTTCGTGAATGGACGGATTGTCATCAATGATGAGCACTCTTGGTTTGGCTTGGGAAACTGTCATAGTCGGTATTGTCTTGTTGTATGAACGGGTGGTTTATGAAATGTCGGAC harbors:
- a CDS encoding response regulator gives rise to the protein MTETKSLALVVDDEPLVRNLTVLALTREGFNCDSANDGAQAALMAAKTNYSVVVTDLKMPNRNGHALAVELLSLEARPAVVVLTGVTEPRIAKDLISRGVDDLVYKPIDYSVFGMKVRAIVDRLALTTVPASSGTSDCDDPAGKGSDVAGQPDQGPGRNIVPKQTNNSQTNSKPTSSAKFAPLTAGKIADRIQSEAFPVCDAAINVFRSASLDDLDASSLSNSISQSDFLSNEIVKLANNPFYNPKGVAIPDLSRAVVQVGQKRVGRLALAATAQAALSIDAPSPLNLRLIWAKGVAAGLAIEIMIEQGGHDAIADGLLMCATMQDSAQVALARLYPTRYQAMIDDCINTGISLSAAEENAFGKELRRIHANVLQASGMNESEIDVILHLRDDEATLSRLPTELQNRVQLVRLAGQVSPAVIGVWDPWDEVTIPNRGVVDLLQLWSIDDVIDKTRTNLHEINFGSVAAASSETNKPTPTELTYCDTASDGFDFLDSVVASIQPKVTRCLNPTAAQGTVLINCVGSRNADIPTMVNATKDANVFVAISHDDQAFYQNLPGSIEFPTSYGAFLNKLMPATS
- a CDS encoding hybrid sensor histidine kinase/response regulator, whose product is MTVSQAKPRVLIIDDNPSIHEDFKKVLMGRNQSQSLAEAANAIFGDDETSPSSCNEALDIELDSALQGEEGYLKTVAAVKEGRPYTLAFCDMRMPPGWDGLTTIEHLWEADPDLQVVICSAYADNSWSEISKRLGRSDRLLILKKPFDNSEVMQLTVALIEKRRLIAAASLKQEELEELVMERTAQLKERDQALRQKQKLEAVGSLAGGVAHEFNNLLQAIVGYTTFAMEDLPEDSMPYDCLTHVRAATSRATAITGQLVSFSRQQPLQKSVCKSSDIIDTAMALLEPLLSSRIQLNVQVRGEPGSVMADKNHMSQALVNLCTNARDAMNEAGKLSVDLYRQVGHAGESHEKRIGVPAADSTEYAVIAVTDNGSGMSDELIERIFEPFFTTKEVGKGTGLGLWMVFGIIEEHRGFLTVESSEGNGSTFRLYLPMVGSEVDHEPVRAPFNATGVSTKAPLLVDAVPTPFS